One segment of Rhodopirellula baltica SH 1 DNA contains the following:
- a CDS encoding serine O-acetyltransferase, which translates to MATDFRLKEQLPELTEQIVSTYTSDDSINHLGHCPLPSYTAVVDILLDLKDILYPGYKRHTNLHAGNIRYHVGGLIDSLHDQLTTQIARALRHEHRVLQNHKDCETDIDFEAKGQAMAIELLKRVVKLRHMLATDVQAAHDGDPACQTTDEVVFCYPGFEAITVYRIAHELVQLNVPFIPRMMTEWAHKETGIDIHPGATIGEYFFIDHGTGVVIGETCHIGKHVKLYQGVTLGALSFPTDADGQLIRGQKRHPTIEDEVVVYANATILGGRTVIGRESVIGSSVWITRSVSPGTTVVLEKPQLKVRGSDEPADELRPEVNYQI; encoded by the coding sequence GTGGCAACCGATTTTCGGCTGAAAGAGCAGTTACCAGAGCTGACCGAGCAAATCGTCAGCACATACACCTCCGATGATTCAATCAATCATTTGGGGCACTGCCCATTGCCTAGCTACACCGCCGTCGTTGACATCCTTTTGGATCTCAAGGACATCCTTTACCCGGGTTACAAGCGGCATACCAATTTGCATGCCGGCAACATCCGCTACCACGTCGGCGGGTTGATTGATTCCTTGCACGATCAGCTGACGACTCAGATCGCTCGTGCTTTACGGCACGAGCACCGCGTGCTGCAGAATCACAAGGATTGTGAAACGGACATCGACTTCGAAGCCAAAGGCCAAGCCATGGCGATCGAGTTGCTCAAACGCGTCGTGAAATTGCGGCACATGTTGGCGACCGATGTTCAAGCCGCTCACGATGGCGACCCGGCTTGCCAGACGACCGATGAAGTCGTCTTTTGCTACCCCGGTTTCGAAGCGATCACGGTCTACCGAATCGCTCATGAACTGGTGCAGCTCAACGTGCCTTTCATTCCTCGAATGATGACGGAATGGGCGCACAAAGAAACTGGCATCGACATTCACCCTGGTGCGACGATCGGTGAGTACTTCTTCATCGATCACGGAACCGGTGTGGTGATCGGTGAGACGTGCCACATTGGAAAGCACGTCAAACTGTATCAAGGTGTGACGCTTGGCGCATTGAGCTTCCCAACCGACGCCGATGGCCAGTTGATTCGCGGCCAGAAACGTCATCCGACGATCGAAGACGAAGTGGTGGTTTACGCCAACGCGACGATCTTGGGTGGTCGCACAGTGATCGGTCGCGAATCGGTGATTGGTTCGAGCGTTTGGATCACTCGCAGTGTCTCGCCCGGCACCACGGTGGTACTGGAGAAACCGCAACTGAAGGTACGTGGCTCGGATGAGCCCGCCGATGAGTTGCGTCCCGAGGTGAATTACCAAATCTGA
- a CDS encoding efflux RND transporter permease subunit, with translation MNRLPAFAVARPTVVIAFVMMFVCWGVIAALTMPRREDPEFTLKICVVSARWPGASAEKMEELVTDPLEVAIDGMEEVRLIRSTSSSEQSVIFVELEEWLPGAKIDDAWDRVRARVENVPMPDPSVVPFVNDEFADTSVILFAVHQQPTDGSDSIDPAFVYTDRELDIYSERIRDALRLLPGVAKVERHGVREEAIYVETDERNWSQLELTIDQIADLAQAQNIVEPGGRIDAGDGRFFVKPAGEVNALAEINRLVVSGVPSRGGVNPIHLEDLGLRVRRGYVDPPTRICRYGDVHLEATANVVAVQMKSGANIVDICSSAKQRIVELRNSGELPPDLAVPIISDQSDSVNQRLREVVMNIISAIVIVVVVVYLVVGFRTAAVMAANIPFVVLTSLAIVTLFGVQLEQMSLASMIISLGLLVDNAVQICDQARTNQIAGMPPKEAAVQGAQTLGKSMLNGTLTTIAAFVPMLIAMDGVNREFIYSLPTTLSVMLAVSWVLAMTFCVILAAWFIRPPKDPSKPTAPLPWLMGKLSSSRWGRRFGSHRTTASSSELPAGESELAPQATATDGIFFRLYGSSLRWALRHRFITIAAAFGALLATTQLPISAEFFPLTQRNQFAVEVWLPVSSSIAQTDELAREVEDMIRRCSVFLDEDGNQKERLLNMRTMVGGGGARWYLSWEPEALKPNFAEILIQTTDGKLTHEFAEKLRHVIAHGDPDLGLQPIVGARVVPIELLLGPPADPVVLRVVGNGFANMKTLRNAADRIKKMVNSNPDTISLSDSWGVSSQELYVDVESDRANLARVSNTEVAKTLDTYFSGRLLTYYREGEHQIPVYFRLEPDSRSLSSIANAHVETSQGKLPLASIASIVPQWRPALIDRRDGNRTIEVRSQVKVGASGNDITTGVFNSPEMKALQAELPDGYKVEVGGALEESQKAQIKMLKSFGMSFVAIIILLIVQFNSLFRTSIIVATLPLALAGALLGLWLTNSAFGFMPQLGVLALFGIVLNAAILFVEFADMSVSESDSKQMSDADATEEFQNAIVSAGQQRLTAIFLTTATTVGGLVPLALDGGPLWEGMAWLLVSGLSFATLLTLIVVPVLYSFGRRWSPS, from the coding sequence ATGAATCGCCTACCCGCATTTGCCGTCGCACGCCCGACCGTCGTCATTGCCTTTGTGATGATGTTTGTCTGCTGGGGCGTCATCGCCGCTTTGACAATGCCTCGCCGTGAAGACCCCGAATTCACATTGAAAATATGTGTCGTTTCGGCACGCTGGCCAGGTGCGTCGGCGGAAAAGATGGAAGAACTGGTCACCGATCCTCTCGAGGTAGCCATCGATGGGATGGAGGAGGTCCGCCTGATTCGCTCCACCTCCAGCAGCGAACAATCGGTCATCTTTGTCGAACTCGAAGAATGGTTGCCTGGGGCGAAGATTGACGACGCCTGGGATCGCGTTCGCGCGAGGGTTGAAAACGTTCCGATGCCCGACCCTTCTGTGGTTCCGTTTGTGAACGATGAATTCGCGGACACGAGCGTCATTTTGTTTGCTGTCCATCAGCAACCCACCGATGGCAGCGATTCGATCGATCCCGCTTTCGTCTACACCGACCGTGAACTGGACATTTACTCCGAAAGAATTCGTGACGCACTGCGATTGCTGCCGGGCGTTGCCAAAGTGGAACGCCATGGAGTCCGCGAAGAAGCCATCTATGTCGAAACGGACGAACGCAACTGGTCTCAGTTGGAATTGACAATCGACCAAATCGCTGATCTGGCGCAGGCCCAAAACATTGTCGAACCAGGTGGCCGAATCGATGCAGGGGACGGACGTTTTTTCGTCAAACCAGCCGGGGAGGTCAACGCGCTCGCGGAAATCAATCGGTTGGTCGTCAGCGGTGTGCCGTCTCGTGGTGGCGTCAATCCCATTCACTTGGAAGACCTGGGACTTCGAGTCCGACGAGGCTATGTGGATCCTCCCACTCGAATTTGCCGCTATGGCGACGTTCATTTGGAAGCGACCGCCAACGTGGTCGCCGTGCAAATGAAATCGGGTGCCAACATCGTCGACATTTGCAGCAGTGCTAAGCAACGCATTGTCGAGCTTCGCAACAGCGGTGAACTGCCGCCGGACTTGGCCGTTCCAATCATTTCAGACCAATCCGACAGCGTGAATCAAAGGCTCCGCGAAGTCGTGATGAACATCATCTCGGCGATCGTGATCGTGGTCGTCGTGGTCTACCTCGTCGTTGGGTTTCGCACCGCGGCGGTCATGGCGGCTAACATTCCCTTCGTCGTGCTCACATCGCTAGCGATTGTGACTTTGTTTGGCGTTCAACTGGAACAGATGTCGCTGGCTTCGATGATCATTTCACTCGGTTTGCTAGTCGACAATGCCGTCCAGATCTGCGACCAAGCGAGAACCAACCAAATCGCCGGCATGCCGCCAAAAGAAGCAGCGGTTCAAGGAGCCCAAACGCTCGGCAAGTCGATGTTGAACGGAACGCTGACAACCATCGCCGCGTTCGTGCCGATGCTGATCGCGATGGACGGGGTCAACCGAGAATTCATTTACAGTTTGCCAACAACGCTGTCCGTGATGCTGGCCGTGAGCTGGGTGCTGGCGATGACGTTTTGTGTGATCTTGGCGGCCTGGTTCATTCGACCTCCGAAAGACCCAAGCAAACCAACTGCGCCGCTGCCATGGCTGATGGGCAAACTGAGTTCGTCCAGATGGGGTCGTCGATTTGGAAGTCACCGTACGACCGCGTCTTCCTCCGAGTTGCCTGCAGGGGAATCCGAACTCGCTCCTCAAGCCACGGCAACAGACGGAATTTTCTTTCGGTTGTATGGTTCTTCACTGCGATGGGCATTGAGACATCGTTTCATCACGATCGCCGCCGCGTTTGGTGCATTGCTCGCAACGACGCAACTACCCATCTCGGCAGAGTTCTTTCCATTGACTCAAAGAAATCAATTCGCCGTTGAAGTCTGGCTTCCCGTATCATCTTCGATCGCTCAAACCGATGAGCTTGCTCGAGAAGTCGAAGACATGATTCGACGCTGCAGCGTTTTCCTTGATGAAGACGGCAACCAAAAAGAACGTCTTTTGAACATGCGAACGATGGTCGGCGGCGGAGGTGCCAGGTGGTATCTGTCCTGGGAACCCGAGGCCTTGAAACCAAATTTCGCCGAGATCTTGATTCAAACGACCGACGGAAAGCTGACACATGAGTTCGCAGAAAAACTGCGTCACGTCATCGCCCACGGAGATCCTGATTTAGGATTGCAGCCAATCGTTGGGGCCCGTGTCGTGCCAATTGAGTTACTGCTTGGCCCACCGGCTGATCCCGTCGTGTTGCGGGTTGTCGGCAACGGTTTTGCAAACATGAAAACTCTTCGAAACGCGGCCGATCGCATCAAGAAAATGGTGAACTCGAATCCTGACACCATCTCACTCAGCGATTCCTGGGGCGTTAGCAGTCAAGAATTGTATGTTGACGTTGAATCGGATCGAGCCAATCTGGCTCGCGTGAGCAACACGGAAGTCGCGAAGACTTTGGACACCTACTTCTCGGGACGCCTGCTGACTTACTACCGCGAAGGGGAGCACCAGATCCCCGTCTATTTCCGACTCGAACCAGATAGTCGTTCCCTGTCGTCGATTGCCAACGCACACGTTGAAACCAGCCAGGGCAAACTGCCGCTCGCCTCAATCGCGAGCATCGTTCCGCAGTGGCGTCCCGCTCTGATTGATCGTCGCGATGGCAACCGAACCATTGAAGTTCGCTCGCAAGTCAAAGTGGGGGCCTCGGGGAACGATATCACAACAGGCGTTTTCAATTCGCCCGAGATGAAAGCACTCCAAGCTGAACTGCCCGACGGATACAAAGTCGAAGTGGGCGGGGCACTTGAAGAATCCCAGAAGGCTCAGATCAAGATGCTAAAATCGTTTGGCATGTCGTTTGTCGCGATCATCATTTTGTTGATCGTGCAATTCAATAGCCTGTTCCGAACCTCAATCATCGTCGCGACTTTGCCGCTCGCTCTGGCGGGTGCCTTGTTGGGTTTGTGGCTGACCAACAGTGCCTTCGGCTTCATGCCTCAATTAGGTGTCTTGGCGCTTTTCGGCATCGTGCTCAACGCCGCCATCTTGTTTGTCGAATTCGCGGACATGTCGGTTTCAGAAAGCGATTCAAAACAGATGAGCGATGCCGATGCGACCGAGGAGTTTCAAAACGCGATCGTATCGGCGGGACAGCAGCGATTGACCGCTATCTTCCTGACCACGGCAACCACGGTAGGAGGATTGGTTCCGCTCGCCCTTGATGGCGGACCACTTTGGGAAGGCATGGCGTGGTTGCTGGTTTCTGGACTCAGCTTTGCGACGCTACTCACGTTGATCGTTGTACCGGTTCTGTATTCGTTCGGAAGGCGATGGAGTCCTTCCTAA
- a CDS encoding TetR/AcrR family transcriptional regulator, whose protein sequence is MEFQTRGYFSTSMNVIAATANVSKRTLYNHFDSKEALFDAIIEELTQKAELLPECSFDPTRDLREQLVELAEAEVQFMTSASVVALARAGISRVLAEPEVGKKIDHRRFHKRVKSWLDDALAAGCLNHTSTEFAAKQFVGMLMTFAFWPMIVNGESPPSKKKRVDIIESTVEMFLCCYREPE, encoded by the coding sequence ATGGAGTTCCAGACACGCGGTTATTTTTCGACCAGCATGAATGTGATTGCAGCGACCGCGAACGTGAGCAAGCGGACGCTCTACAACCATTTTGACAGCAAAGAGGCTCTCTTCGACGCGATCATCGAGGAGTTGACGCAGAAGGCTGAGTTGCTGCCCGAGTGCTCTTTCGATCCAACACGCGACTTGCGGGAACAGTTGGTTGAACTGGCTGAGGCCGAGGTGCAATTCATGACCTCGGCATCCGTTGTCGCTTTGGCGCGTGCCGGCATCTCGCGAGTTTTGGCCGAGCCCGAGGTAGGCAAGAAAATCGATCACCGACGCTTTCACAAACGCGTCAAGAGCTGGCTGGATGATGCTCTTGCGGCGGGTTGCCTGAACCACACCAGCACAGAATTTGCGGCCAAGCAGTTCGTTGGAATGCTGATGACGTTTGCGTTCTGGCCGATGATCGTCAACGGCGAGTCACCGCCGAGCAAAAAGAAACGTGTTGACATCATCGAGTCCACCGTCGAGATGTTTCTGTGTTGCTATCGAGAACCAGAGTAG
- a CDS encoding HlyD family secretion protein: MRLQPSSPSYQHHTTASVAPWKAERIAFEQAGRVVQVIEPNEMVTGIGNGRIGVPLARLNEEQFQIAVDAARADLAVAQRRREANLISIEQRLPSRIRTAEAELQLAQRELDRAQRLSRSNAMSGSELDTTRTRASTAQLQVDSATAELAQANAEQLALDAQVQQASQRLAEAERNLRNTTLYSSFPGQVTEIHAVPGTYVKEGDPIVTVQMVDPMLVEFEVTAANSRRYQRGDTLGVTVTGHDGSQHRVTGMVYTVDSIADANTRTFTVSLHVRNQQESSVDLHASSQAQLKTKDIFPLNIGPIVTGDRRLLVEQRCIHRIGEESFVWKVTNRSWNQLSNAHDRGLTVQRMKVNLVSDVIPFLGTWNFVAIDFADPSSIDLDNDLITGQLLAIDGSQPEREALLRKQNENVYLEQTRWMLRAGDTVRVALIPDNSNVGFYVPMKAVRQENGETFVHIVDDMQSEPTARRVQINVKDEDSLDEDSLILCIEPVESGDVLDGTQVVVRGTHYLDDGDRVRVVPKQSGSVVAR; this comes from the coding sequence ATGAGGTTGCAACCGAGCAGTCCTTCTTATCAACATCACACCACCGCTTCCGTCGCTCCTTGGAAAGCCGAACGAATCGCATTCGAACAGGCCGGGCGCGTGGTGCAGGTGATTGAACCCAACGAAATGGTGACCGGAATCGGGAACGGTCGAATTGGCGTTCCACTGGCTCGGCTCAATGAAGAACAGTTTCAAATTGCGGTTGATGCTGCACGTGCCGACTTGGCAGTTGCCCAACGGCGGCGAGAAGCCAACCTGATCTCGATCGAACAACGGTTGCCGAGTCGAATCCGCACAGCGGAAGCTGAACTGCAATTGGCCCAGCGAGAATTGGATCGCGCTCAAAGGCTATCACGCTCCAACGCGATGTCAGGATCGGAACTGGATACCACTCGCACTCGAGCATCGACAGCACAACTTCAGGTCGACAGTGCGACCGCTGAATTGGCCCAGGCCAACGCGGAACAATTGGCGCTGGACGCTCAAGTGCAACAGGCCAGCCAGCGATTGGCCGAAGCGGAGCGAAATCTGAGAAATACAACACTCTACAGCTCCTTCCCCGGCCAAGTCACTGAGATTCATGCGGTCCCTGGGACTTACGTCAAAGAAGGCGATCCGATCGTGACCGTGCAAATGGTTGACCCAATGTTAGTGGAGTTCGAAGTCACTGCGGCGAATTCTCGTCGCTATCAACGTGGTGACACTCTCGGCGTGACGGTGACCGGTCATGACGGAAGCCAACATCGTGTCACAGGTATGGTCTACACCGTGGACTCCATTGCGGATGCCAACACCCGAACGTTCACGGTATCGCTGCACGTTCGCAACCAACAGGAAAGCAGCGTTGATTTGCATGCATCTTCGCAAGCTCAATTGAAAACCAAAGACATCTTCCCTCTCAACATCGGCCCCATTGTCACGGGCGATCGGCGTCTTCTGGTTGAGCAACGCTGTATCCATCGGATCGGCGAAGAGTCGTTTGTGTGGAAGGTCACCAATCGATCCTGGAACCAACTTTCAAATGCTCATGATCGCGGATTGACGGTTCAGCGAATGAAAGTGAATCTCGTCAGCGATGTGATTCCGTTCTTGGGCACTTGGAATTTCGTTGCCATCGATTTTGCGGACCCTTCATCCATCGATCTCGACAACGACTTGATCACGGGCCAACTCTTGGCGATCGATGGTTCGCAACCGGAACGTGAGGCGCTGCTTCGAAAACAGAATGAAAACGTCTATTTGGAACAAACCCGGTGGATGCTTCGTGCTGGCGATACCGTTCGGGTTGCATTGATCCCCGACAATTCCAACGTCGGGTTCTATGTTCCCATGAAGGCGGTCCGCCAAGAGAATGGTGAGACGTTCGTCCATATCGTTGACGACATGCAGTCAGAACCAACAGCGAGACGCGTTCAAATCAATGTCAAAGACGAAGACTCATTGGACGAAGATTCGTTGATTCTCTGCATTGAACCAGTCGAATCCGGTGACGTGCTCGATGGAACCCAGGTTGTCGTCCGCGGCACTCACTACCTCGACGACGGTGATCGAGTTCGAGTCGTACCTAAGCAATCCGGATCGGTGGTTGCCCGATGA
- the nth gene encoding endonuclease III — MAMLKKERAAIVLERLNTLYPDPPIPLDHTDEFTLLVAVLLSAQCTDKKVNEITPELFSVAGTPSKMRELGEEGILEIIRPLGLSKQKAKALAKLSGMLIDLHKGQVPSTFEELEALPGVGHKTASVVMSQAFGFPAFPVDTHIHRLAQRWGLSSGKSVVQTERDLKSLFPESSWNKLHLQIIFYGREFCTARGCDGRVCELCRELYPNRRKPVTWIKP, encoded by the coding sequence GTGGCGATGTTGAAGAAAGAACGCGCCGCCATTGTCCTCGAGCGTCTGAACACGCTCTATCCCGACCCGCCGATTCCGCTGGACCACACCGACGAGTTCACGTTGTTGGTCGCTGTTTTGTTGAGTGCGCAATGCACCGACAAAAAGGTTAATGAGATCACGCCGGAGTTGTTTTCGGTTGCCGGAACGCCCTCAAAGATGCGTGAGCTTGGCGAAGAGGGAATCCTCGAAATCATCCGCCCGCTCGGACTTTCAAAGCAGAAAGCCAAGGCGCTCGCGAAGCTATCGGGGATGCTGATCGATCTGCACAAAGGCCAGGTACCAAGCACATTCGAAGAGCTGGAAGCATTGCCCGGTGTCGGGCATAAAACAGCCAGCGTTGTGATGTCGCAAGCGTTCGGCTTCCCAGCGTTTCCGGTTGACACGCACATTCATCGACTGGCCCAGCGTTGGGGATTGTCCAGCGGCAAAAGCGTTGTGCAAACTGAACGAGATCTGAAAAGCTTGTTCCCCGAGTCGTCTTGGAACAAGCTGCATCTGCAAATCATTTTCTACGGTCGAGAGTTCTGCACCGCGCGAGGCTGCGACGGACGCGTGTGTGAACTCTGCCGCGAGCTCTATCCCAACCGCCGCAAACCAGTGACCTGGATCAAACCCTGA